One genomic region from Anabaena sp. PCC 7108 encodes:
- a CDS encoding SRPBCC family protein, protein MAEWLEHSVQVEVEVPIELVWSLWSDLEQMPKWMKWIDSVKILPDDPEISLWKLSTGGWDFTWKSRILKVVPNQIIQWESVDGLPNQGAIRFYDRHTSSVVKMTVSYAIPGLIGKLMDNLFLGKVVESTIQADLERFKEYALNAKAG, encoded by the coding sequence ATGGCTGAATGGTTAGAGCATAGTGTGCAGGTGGAAGTTGAGGTTCCTATAGAATTAGTATGGAGCCTCTGGTCTGATTTGGAACAAATGCCTAAGTGGATGAAATGGATTGATTCGGTGAAAATTTTGCCAGATGATCCAGAAATTTCACTTTGGAAATTGAGTACTGGTGGTTGGGATTTTACCTGGAAATCTCGCATTCTCAAGGTTGTTCCTAACCAAATTATTCAATGGGAATCTGTTGATGGTTTACCGAATCAGGGTGCAATTCGCTTTTATGATCGTCATACTAGCAGCGTTGTCAAAATGACGGTTTCCTATGCTATTCCTGGCTTGATTGGTAAACTTATGGATAATTTGTTTTTAGGGAAAGTGGTGGAGTCTACGATTCAAGCGGATTTGGAGAGGTTTAAGGAATACGCTTTGAATGCGAAAGCTGGTTGA
- a CDS encoding helix-turn-helix domain-containing protein, which produces MTFEESSGNVFTDLGLSNADELFTRGKIGIHVLRLLKQRNLKQWEISELLGIPQPEVSHLMKGEFQRFSEGKLLIFFKQLDVL; this is translated from the coding sequence ATGACTTTTGAAGAAAGCAGTGGCAACGTATTCACCGACCTCGGTTTGTCAAATGCAGATGAACTTTTTACGCGGGGTAAGATAGGAATTCATGTACTGCGTCTCTTGAAACAACGCAACCTAAAACAGTGGGAAATCAGCGAACTTCTTGGTATTCCCCAACCAGAAGTATCTCATTTGATGAAAGGAGAGTTTCAACGGTTCAGTGAGGGCAAACTCCTCATTTTCTTCAAGCAACTTGATGTGCTGTAA
- a CDS encoding WYL domain-containing protein has product MKTKIEIIKQAITQRHLVDFYYQGLHRIAEPHILGFKGGVIQVLVYQIRGKSSSLKLPDWRRMNLDDISGLQILNETFIIQAPSLSNHHSSWDEILATVNN; this is encoded by the coding sequence ATGAAAACAAAAATAGAAATTATAAAACAAGCTATCACGCAAAGGCACTTAGTTGACTTTTACTATCAGGGTTTACACCGTATTGCTGAACCTCATATTCTTGGATTCAAGGGTGGGGTGATACAGGTATTAGTTTATCAAATCAGGGGTAAAAGCAGTTCACTTAAACTTCCTGACTGGAGACGCATGAATCTTGATGATATATCAGGTCTTCAGATTCTTAATGAAACTTTCATTATCCAGGCTCCCTCCCTTTCTAATCATCATAGTTCATGGGATGAAATTTTAGCTACCGTTAATAATTAG
- a CDS encoding HNH endonuclease, producing MGFPDKVAEKALLDCGRCCCICHKFCGFKIELHHIIQKSEGGEDLYENCIPLCFDCHAEIKAYDPQHPKGRKYNVAEIIEHRNRWYETVKNQTFVVINPDCIKLDRKLFLKIKETLPSTSGSLFFMRGNCNINSFKQEVHDDLFNYIALCRHPDFEFIDSDLEIRRCQLTDCIEEYLDLVNYGTYPRGMRLYVNPDKFDDRDRHYQVIEDLALAANKVCSAYDDLVRLGRTKLGVE from the coding sequence ATGGGATTTCCTGATAAAGTTGCTGAAAAAGCATTATTGGATTGTGGTAGATGTTGCTGTATTTGCCATAAATTTTGTGGTTTCAAAATAGAACTACATCATATTATTCAGAAATCAGAGGGGGGCGAAGATTTGTATGAAAATTGCATTCCTCTTTGCTTTGATTGTCATGCTGAAATAAAAGCTTATGATCCCCAGCACCCCAAAGGTCGTAAATATAATGTTGCGGAAATAATAGAACATAGAAATAGATGGTATGAAACAGTCAAAAATCAGACTTTTGTAGTAATTAATCCAGACTGTATAAAATTGGATCGCAAACTCTTTCTCAAAATCAAGGAAACACTTCCAAGTACATCTGGATCACTTTTTTTTATGCGGGGAAATTGTAATATTAATTCATTTAAGCAAGAAGTGCATGATGACTTGTTCAATTATATTGCCCTATGCAGACACCCTGATTTTGAGTTTATTGATTCAGATTTAGAGATTCGTAGATGTCAACTAACAGATTGCATAGAAGAATATTTAGACCTTGTGAACTATGGGACTTATCCTAGAGGAATGAGACTTTATGTAAACCCTGATAAGTTTGATGATCGTGATAGACACTATCAAGTTATTGAAGATTTGGCTCTAGCAGCGAACAAAGTTTGTTCTGCTTATGATGATTTAGTTCGTCTTGGACGTACGAAGCTAGGAGTTGAGTAA
- a CDS encoding type IV toxin-antitoxin system AbiEi family antitoxin domain-containing protein, which produces MSKTEKILSYSSQTGVIRAKEIAAKGIHREYLKRLENEGILVRSARGVYTFADAEITANHTLVEAAKRVPNAVICLLSALSFYQLTTQTPFEIWLAIPQKSRPPKDDLLPLRIVYMSGKSLEEGIEEHIIEGVPVSIYSLPKTVADCFKFRNKIGLDVALEALRECWREKRCSMDEIWRYAKICRVNNVMRPYLESLS; this is translated from the coding sequence ATGTCGAAAACAGAAAAAATACTGAGTTACTCTTCTCAAACAGGTGTAATTAGAGCAAAAGAAATTGCAGCGAAAGGTATTCACAGAGAATATTTGAAACGTTTGGAAAACGAAGGAATCCTTGTACGTTCTGCTCGCGGTGTTTACACCTTTGCAGATGCAGAAATTACAGCAAATCACACCCTAGTTGAAGCTGCTAAAAGAGTTCCTAACGCAGTAATTTGTCTTCTATCTGCACTGAGTTTCTATCAATTAACTACTCAAACACCTTTTGAAATTTGGCTGGCAATTCCTCAAAAATCCCGTCCTCCTAAAGATGATCTTCTACCACTCAGAATCGTTTATATGTCTGGTAAATCTCTAGAAGAAGGAATTGAAGAACATATCATAGAAGGCGTGCCGGTGAGTATATATTCTTTGCCGAAAACAGTTGCAGATTGTTTTAAATTTCGCAATAAAATTGGTCTTGATGTTGCTCTGGAAGCATTGCGCGAATGTTGGCGAGAAAAAAGATGCTCAATGGATGAAATATGGCGTTATGCCAAAATTTGCCGAGTAAATAATGTGATGCGTCCTTATCTAGAATCACTCTCATGA
- a CDS encoding nucleotidyl transferase AbiEii/AbiGii toxin family protein, with translation MTSKKPINIAASIQAKLLTLSKKRGEDYNYLLTRYVGERLLYRLSQSPYQKQYILKGATLFKVWNGEPHRATKDLDLLCFGNNEIEYLVNIYKEICTIHCEEDGIIFLSESVTGQLIKEDQEYEGVRIKLKGKLVKIEITIQVDIGFGDAVTPDAEEIEIEPILDIPKPRLRIYPRETVIAEKFQAMVSLGISNSRIKDFYDIWFLCKNFEFQGNLLRQALNNTFDRRKTEIPVKEPLALTEEFFNDSNKQKQWQAFKKKLKIEQTPNSFSELINEIKNFIMPPCLAAAQNENFDKIWTISGFWQD, from the coding sequence ATGACATCGAAAAAACCTATTAATATCGCCGCATCTATCCAAGCTAAATTATTGACATTATCTAAAAAAAGAGGTGAAGATTATAATTATTTATTGACGCGCTATGTTGGAGAAAGGCTGCTATACAGGCTTAGTCAATCTCCATATCAGAAACAATATATTTTAAAAGGTGCTACTCTCTTTAAAGTTTGGAATGGAGAACCACATAGAGCAACAAAAGATTTAGATTTACTCTGTTTTGGCAATAACGAGATTGAATATTTAGTAAATATTTATAAAGAAATTTGTACAATTCACTGTGAAGAAGATGGAATTATTTTTTTGTCTGAATCTGTTACAGGACAATTAATCAAAGAAGATCAGGAATATGAAGGAGTAAGAATTAAATTAAAAGGAAAATTAGTTAAAATTGAAATTACTATTCAAGTAGATATTGGATTTGGTGATGCAGTTACACCTGATGCTGAAGAAATAGAAATCGAACCTATTTTAGATATACCTAAACCACGTTTACGAATATATCCGCGTGAGACAGTAATAGCTGAAAAGTTTCAAGCAATGGTTTCTCTTGGTATAAGCAACAGTCGCATTAAAGACTTCTATGATATTTGGTTTCTTTGCAAAAATTTTGAATTTCAAGGAAATTTACTGCGTCAAGCGTTAAATAACACTTTTGATAGACGGAAAACAGAAATACCAGTAAAAGAACCTTTAGCTTTAACTGAAGAATTTTTTAATGATTCAAATAAGCAAAAGCAGTGGCAAGCTTTTAAAAAGAAATTAAAAATAGAACAAACTCCGAATTCATTTAGTGAATTAATTAACGAGATTAAAAATTTTATTATGCCTCCTTGCCTAGCTGCTGCCCAAAATGAAAATTTTGACAAAATATGGACTATATCAGGCTTTTGGCAAGATTAA
- a CDS encoding 2Fe-2S iron-sulfur cluster-binding protein — translation MTINIHFLPDDVTVNAEVGESLLDVADRAGVSIPTGCLMGSCHACTVELDDGEVIRACITPVPPGKEELTINLFSDPTW, via the coding sequence ATGACTATTAACATCCACTTTCTACCAGATGATGTCACTGTTAATGCTGAAGTAGGAGAATCCCTGTTAGATGTCGCAGATCGGGCAGGGGTATCAATTCCTACTGGTTGTCTGATGGGGTCTTGTCATGCTTGCACCGTGGAACTAGATGATGGGGAAGTCATTCGTGCTTGCATTACTCCAGTTCCACCAGGAAAGGAGGAATTGACCATTAATTTGTTTAGCGATCCAACGTGGTAA
- the cobQ gene encoding cobyric acid synthase CobQ: MKSIMVVGTTSHAGKSLITTAICRILSRRGWRVAPFKGQNMALNAYVTATGGEIGYAQAVQAWAAGVVPLVEMNPILLKPQGDMTSQVILKGRAVGTVSATDYYEQYFELGWRTIEECLQHLKTEFDLLVCEGAGSPAEINLKHRDLTNMRVAKYLNAPTLLVVDIDRGGAFAHVVGTLELLEPDERALIKGVIINKFRGQRSILQPGIKWLEERTGIPVVAVIPYLEQVFPAEDSLDLLERKPYKVQSELNITVIRLPKIANFTDFDALESEPTVSVKYVSPKQDLGHPDAVIIPGTKTTIADLIVLQKSGMAEAIQNYAASGGTVLGICGGFQMLGQIIADPEGSEGQAGRFQGLNLLPIRTVITGQKIARQRQVSSNYPQMGLPVNGFEIHQGRSRLETQDDKQSCQPLFDDANLGLVDSCQSIWGTYLHGLFDNGPWRRAWINRLRQQRGLKSLPTGVANYREHREQMLDSLATQIENHLNLNPFLS, encoded by the coding sequence ATGAAATCAATTATGGTAGTGGGAACAACATCCCACGCGGGTAAATCACTGATTACTACAGCCATTTGTCGTATTTTATCCCGGCGGGGCTGGCGAGTGGCTCCCTTTAAAGGTCAGAATATGGCTTTAAATGCTTATGTTACTGCCACAGGCGGAGAAATAGGTTACGCTCAGGCAGTGCAAGCTTGGGCTGCGGGAGTCGTTCCCTTGGTAGAAATGAACCCAATTTTACTGAAACCTCAAGGGGATATGACTTCTCAAGTTATCCTTAAAGGTAGAGCCGTAGGTACTGTTAGTGCTACAGATTATTACGAGCAATATTTTGAACTCGGTTGGCGCACTATTGAAGAATGCTTACAACATTTAAAAACAGAATTTGATTTGTTGGTTTGTGAAGGTGCAGGTAGTCCAGCAGAAATTAATCTCAAGCACCGCGACTTAACCAATATGCGGGTGGCAAAATATTTAAATGCACCAACTCTGTTAGTAGTAGATATTGACCGAGGTGGCGCTTTTGCTCACGTAGTCGGAACTTTAGAGTTACTGGAACCGGACGAACGCGCTTTAATTAAAGGGGTCATAATTAATAAATTCCGGGGACAGCGTTCCATTCTCCAACCGGGAATTAAATGGTTAGAAGAACGGACTGGTATTCCGGTTGTGGCTGTCATCCCTTACTTGGAACAAGTATTTCCAGCGGAAGACTCTCTAGACTTGCTAGAACGCAAACCCTATAAAGTTCAATCTGAATTAAATATTACTGTCATCCGCTTACCAAAAATTGCCAATTTTACCGACTTTGATGCACTGGAATCAGAACCAACAGTTTCAGTAAAATACGTCAGTCCCAAGCAAGATTTGGGACATCCTGATGCTGTAATTATTCCCGGAACCAAGACCACAATTGCTGATTTAATCGTGCTGCAAAAAAGCGGCATGGCGGAAGCAATTCAAAACTATGCAGCTTCTGGAGGAACAGTTTTGGGCATCTGTGGCGGCTTCCAAATGCTAGGTCAAATCATCGCTGATCCAGAGGGATCTGAGGGGCAAGCTGGTAGATTTCAGGGGTTAAATCTATTACCTATCAGAACTGTAATTACTGGACAAAAAATCGCCCGTCAGCGCCAAGTTAGTTCCAATTATCCGCAAATGGGCTTACCTGTAAATGGATTTGAAATCCACCAAGGGCGATCGCGCTTAGAAACCCAAGATGATAAACAATCCTGTCAACCGCTATTTGATGATGCTAATTTAGGCTTAGTAGATAGTTGTCAATCTATTTGGGGTACTTATCTACACGGGCTTTTTGATAATGGCCCTTGGCGACGGGCTTGGATTAACCGTCTCCGTCAACAACGAGGTTTAAAATCTTTGCCCACTGGTGTTGCTAATTACAGAGAACATCGAGAACAGATGTTGGACTCTTTAGCTACCCAAATAGAAAATCACTTAAACTTAAATCCGTTTTTGTCTTAA
- a CDS encoding Npun_F0494 family protein has translation MTAVDSPNTKPFVYSQTTLERAERSLICSPFKLSLFMTMRNQSVSVSAIAMENGYKVGYTKRPLSELSCDNAFDWLIEVGVLRREVDGQGITDGFRLTPLGHQLVEKFPEKDWRSPSLSDRLYNAITRWFRLPF, from the coding sequence ATGACCGCTGTTGATTCCCCAAACACCAAACCCTTTGTCTATTCTCAAACTACTCTAGAAAGAGCCGAGCGATCGCTCATTTGTTCCCCGTTCAAGCTCAGTTTATTTATGACGATGCGTAACCAAAGTGTTTCCGTCAGTGCGATCGCTATGGAAAATGGTTATAAGGTAGGCTACACCAAACGTCCTTTATCAGAATTGTCCTGTGATAACGCCTTTGATTGGCTAATCGAAGTGGGAGTATTGCGGCGAGAAGTTGATGGACAGGGAATTACAGACGGTTTTCGCCTGACACCCCTAGGTCATCAGTTGGTAGAAAAATTCCCGGAAAAAGATTGGCGTAGTCCCTCATTGAGCGATCGCTTATACAATGCCATAACTCGTTGGTTTCGACTACCCTTTTAG
- a CDS encoding peroxiredoxin, whose protein sequence is MPLAVGTDAPAFTAKDTNGNTVSLSDFAGKTVVVYFYPKDDTPGCTKQACSFRDAQPEYQGKNVVVLGVSADDQAAHQAFTAKYNLNFPLLVDTDKALITAFDVDGGGYAKRVTFVIDPNGKIVHVDSAVSTATHASDVLKALGL, encoded by the coding sequence ATGCCACTAGCAGTTGGTACAGATGCGCCTGCATTTACCGCTAAAGACACAAACGGCAACACAGTCTCATTATCTGATTTTGCTGGTAAGACGGTGGTTGTATATTTCTACCCCAAAGATGATACACCGGGCTGCACCAAGCAAGCCTGTAGTTTCCGGGATGCCCAACCTGAATATCAAGGTAAAAATGTTGTAGTGTTGGGCGTAAGTGCTGATGATCAAGCCGCCCATCAAGCATTTACTGCTAAATACAATTTGAATTTCCCCTTATTGGTGGATACAGACAAGGCCTTGATCACAGCTTTTGATGTTGATGGTGGTGGTTATGCCAAGCGCGTCACTTTCGTCATTGACCCCAATGGTAAAATTGTCCATGTTGACAGTGCTGTTAGCACCGCTACCCACGCTAGTGATGTTTTAAAAGCACTGGGCTTGTAG
- a CDS encoding ABC transporter permease has product MKTDMNWQQLAAPTEVTDTTPSFFGELVQETLALTRRLFIQLQRRPSSLVAGIIQPVMWLVLFGALFQNAPKGLFGSTTNYGQFLAAGVIVFTAFAGALNAGLPVMFDREFGFLNRLLVAPLASRFSIVFASAIFIISQSLLQAAVIVAAAAFLGAGLPDAAGLSAIALIVFLLALGVTAISLGLAFALPGHIELIAVIFVTNLPLLFASTALAPLSFMPGWLQVIATLNPLSYAIEPIRYLYLHSTWGLNDVVMQAFWGDVTFGGALLVLVGFAVVALLSIQPRLRKTLA; this is encoded by the coding sequence ATGAAGACTGATATGAATTGGCAGCAATTAGCTGCACCTACGGAAGTTACAGATACTACTCCCAGTTTCTTTGGTGAATTAGTCCAAGAAACACTGGCTTTAACTCGTCGTTTATTTATCCAATTACAACGCCGTCCTTCCAGTTTGGTAGCGGGAATTATTCAACCGGTGATGTGGTTGGTGTTGTTTGGTGCATTATTCCAAAATGCCCCTAAAGGTTTATTTGGAAGTACGACAAATTACGGACAATTTCTAGCAGCAGGTGTAATAGTCTTTACTGCTTTTGCTGGGGCTTTGAATGCCGGTTTACCCGTAATGTTCGACAGGGAATTTGGCTTTTTAAATCGGTTGCTGGTTGCACCTTTAGCTTCTCGGTTCTCGATTGTCTTTGCTTCTGCCATTTTCATTATCAGCCAAAGTTTACTGCAAGCGGCTGTAATTGTAGCGGCAGCGGCATTTTTAGGGGCGGGTTTACCTGATGCAGCGGGATTAAGTGCGATCGCTCTTATCGTCTTTCTCCTCGCTTTGGGTGTCACCGCTATTTCCCTCGGTTTGGCTTTTGCTTTACCGGGACACATTGAACTAATCGCAGTAATTTTTGTCACAAACCTGCCTTTACTCTTCGCCAGCACAGCTTTAGCACCTTTATCCTTTATGCCTGGTTGGTTGCAGGTTATCGCTACCCTCAATCCTCTCAGCTATGCTATTGAACCCATTCGCTATTTGTATCTACATAGTACTTGGGGATTAAATGATGTCGTCATGCAGGCTTTTTGGGGTGATGTTACCTTTGGGGGAGCATTGCTAGTCTTAGTGGGATTTGCTGTGGTGGCTTTACTCAGCATTCAACCCCGACTACGCAAAACTCTTGCTTAA
- a CDS encoding ABC transporter ATP-binding protein, with amino-acid sequence MAPAVLIENLQKSYGTVEAVKDVSFQVQPGEIFGLLGPNGAGKTTTLRALCTLTTPDAGKIEVSGISALEHPKLARQKLGYVAQEVALDKVLTGKELLQLQAALYHLPRAVIKQRINTVLDLLGLQEYADKKTGTYSGGLRKRLDLAAGLLHSPDVLVLDEPTVGLDIESRFVVWEFLRKLRAAGTTVVITSHYLEEVDALADRVAIIDRGLVIANGTPSQLKDQVGGDRITLRIREFSPSDEADKAKNLLEALPFVQEIIINNAQGNSLNLVVTPQNDALITIQQALNNVGLPIFGIAQSRPSLDDVYLAATGKTLMDAELAAVANRDPKAEKKQNMR; translated from the coding sequence ATGGCTCCCGCCGTTTTAATTGAAAATCTACAAAAAAGCTACGGTACTGTTGAGGCTGTCAAAGATGTCTCCTTTCAGGTACAACCTGGAGAAATCTTTGGTTTACTCGGTCCCAACGGTGCAGGGAAAACTACTACTCTGAGGGCTTTGTGTACGCTGACAACTCCTGATGCTGGCAAAATCGAAGTTTCGGGAATTTCGGCGTTAGAACACCCCAAATTAGCACGGCAAAAGCTGGGTTATGTGGCTCAGGAAGTGGCTTTAGATAAGGTATTGACGGGTAAGGAGTTGCTGCAATTGCAAGCGGCACTTTATCATCTTCCTCGTGCGGTAATCAAACAGCGGATTAACACTGTATTGGATTTGCTGGGTTTACAAGAATACGCAGATAAAAAAACCGGAACCTATTCTGGTGGTTTACGCAAACGCCTAGATTTGGCTGCGGGTTTACTCCATTCTCCAGATGTGTTGGTGTTGGATGAACCAACGGTAGGGCTTGACATTGAAAGCCGTTTTGTGGTATGGGAATTTCTGCGAAAGTTACGCGCTGCGGGAACTACGGTTGTGATTACCAGCCATTATTTAGAAGAAGTTGATGCTTTAGCTGATAGGGTAGCAATCATAGATCGCGGTCTAGTTATTGCTAATGGTACACCTTCGCAGTTAAAAGACCAAGTTGGGGGCGATCGCATTACCCTGCGTATCCGCGAATTTTCACCCAGCGACGAAGCCGACAAAGCTAAAAATCTGCTGGAGGCTTTACCTTTTGTCCAAGAAATCATCATCAATAACGCTCAAGGTAACTCCTTGAATTTGGTAGTCACTCCCCAAAATGACGCTTTAATTACTATTCAGCAAGCCTTAAATAATGTCGGTTTACCGATTTTTGGTATTGCTCAATCTCGTCCTAGTTTAGATGATGTTTACCTCGCAGCCACAGGAAAAACTTTGATGGATGCCGAATTAGCTGCTGTTGCTAATCGTGATCCTAAAGCGGAGAAAAAGCAAAATATGAGATAG
- a CDS encoding histidine phosphatase family protein, which translates to MTLNLYLLRHGETTFSQSGNFCGKTDAELTSEGVQMAESFADVYQNLKWSAVYVSPMKRNIATAKPFCDATGMEMQVREGLREGSYGQWETKSKSFVQENYPENYVKWLTEPAWNAPIGGETAVDIANRSMPVIAEIQEKYPQGNVLVVSHKATIRILLCSLLGIDLGRYRYRVNILVASVSMVKFDVNGPLLEVLGELLAAALRYRHHIPDHIRSRPGT; encoded by the coding sequence ATGACACTCAATTTATATTTACTGCGACATGGCGAAACTACTTTTAGTCAAAGTGGGAATTTCTGCGGTAAAACTGATGCAGAATTGACCTCTGAAGGAGTGCAGATGGCAGAGAGTTTTGCCGATGTTTATCAAAACTTGAAGTGGTCAGCGGTTTATGTTAGTCCGATGAAGCGCAACATTGCCACTGCCAAGCCATTTTGTGATGCTACTGGTATGGAGATGCAGGTGCGGGAAGGATTAAGAGAAGGTAGTTACGGACAATGGGAAACCAAGAGTAAATCGTTTGTTCAAGAAAATTACCCAGAAAACTATGTAAAATGGTTAACAGAACCCGCTTGGAATGCGCCCATTGGTGGAGAAACTGCGGTAGATATTGCTAACCGTTCTATGCCTGTAATTGCGGAAATTCAAGAAAAATATCCCCAAGGTAATGTTTTAGTAGTTTCCCATAAAGCCACGATTCGGATTCTGCTTTGCAGTTTACTGGGAATTGATTTAGGACGCTATCGTTATCGGGTAAATATTTTGGTCGCATCGGTAAGTATGGTTAAATTTGATGTTAATGGTCCCTTGTTAGAAGTATTAGGCGAACTGCTTGCAGCAGCGCTTCGCTATCGCCATCATATACCTGATCATATTCGCTCTCGTCCAGGAACATAA
- the bchI gene encoding magnesium chelatase ATPase subunit I, giving the protein MTSTAQTTASARRAVFPFTAIVGQEEMKLALLLNVIDPKIGGVMIMGDRGTGKSTTIRALADLLPEIPVVANDPFNSDPNDPDLMSDEVRQILAEGGEIPIAHKKVIMVDLPLGATEDRVCGTIDIEKALSEGVKAFEPGLLAKANRGILYVDEVNLLDDHLVDVLLDSAASGWNTVEREGISIRHPARFVLVGSGNPEEGELRPQLLDRFGMHAEIHTVKEPALRVQIVEERGEFDQNPPVYLEKHKNPQEALQQQIVNAQELLPQVNLDYDLRVKISEVCSELDVDGLRGDIVTNRAAKALTAFEGRTEVTVDDIRRVITLCLRHRLRKDPLESIDTGYKVEKVFCRVFGVELPEDSTQKNGSGMKAGVR; this is encoded by the coding sequence GTGACTTCAACTGCTCAAACTACAGCAAGTGCGCGTCGCGCGGTCTTTCCATTTACAGCAATTGTCGGCCAGGAAGAAATGAAACTGGCACTGTTGTTAAACGTGATTGATCCCAAAATTGGTGGTGTAATGATTATGGGCGATCGCGGCACCGGTAAATCTACAACCATCCGTGCTTTGGCAGACCTGCTGCCAGAAATCCCCGTAGTTGCCAATGACCCCTTCAACAGTGACCCCAACGACCCGGACTTGATGAGTGATGAAGTCCGTCAAATACTAGCAGAAGGGGGAGAAATTCCCATCGCTCACAAAAAAGTCATCATGGTAGATTTACCATTGGGTGCAACAGAAGACCGGGTTTGCGGTACTATCGACATCGAAAAAGCTTTATCTGAAGGTGTGAAAGCCTTTGAACCAGGACTTCTGGCCAAAGCTAACAGAGGTATTCTCTACGTTGATGAAGTCAACTTGTTAGATGACCACTTGGTAGACGTACTCCTCGATTCCGCTGCTAGTGGTTGGAACACCGTCGAACGGGAAGGAATTTCTATTCGTCACCCAGCACGGTTTGTTCTCGTTGGTTCGGGAAACCCAGAAGAAGGAGAATTGCGTCCTCAACTACTAGACCGTTTCGGAATGCACGCAGAAATTCACACCGTCAAAGAACCAGCTTTACGGGTGCAAATTGTGGAAGAACGGGGAGAATTTGACCAAAATCCTCCTGTATATTTAGAAAAACACAAAAACCCCCAAGAAGCATTACAACAGCAAATTGTTAATGCTCAGGAATTATTACCACAAGTTAACCTTGACTATGACTTGCGGGTGAAAATTTCGGAAGTTTGTTCAGAATTGGATGTGGACGGTTTGCGGGGTGACATCGTTACTAACCGTGCTGCTAAAGCCTTAACTGCATTTGAAGGACGGACAGAAGTTACAGTTGACGATATCCGTCGGGTAATTACATTATGTCTGCGTCACCGTCTGCGGAAAGATCCCTTGGAATCCATTGATACTGGCTATAAAGTTGAAAAAGTCTTTTGTCGCGTTTTCGGTGTGGAATTACCAGAAGATTCAACACAGAAAAACGGCTCAGGCATGAAAGCTGGGGTTAGGTAA